The following are encoded in a window of Syngnathus scovelli strain Florida chromosome 4, RoL_Ssco_1.2, whole genome shotgun sequence genomic DNA:
- the chst1 gene encoding carbohydrate sulfotransferase 1, producing MQCSWKAVILLALASIAIQYTAIRTLTSKPFQLCTLPSPQNCGLGDQEIEPPFERGAGGCEDYPFFYINASRKTHILVLATTRSGSSFVGQLLNQHQEVFYLFEPLYHVQTTLIPRLSHSHNTADRRVMLGASRDLLRSLYGCDLYFLESYIKPTPTNHTTDKLFRRGASRALCQQPVCDAFGPSDVNVEEGDCVKKCALLNMTLATEACREKRHVAIKVVRVPEIGDLRALLEDPRLNIKVIQLVRDPRGILSSRIETFRDTYRLWRIWRATGRKPYNLDLSQLTVVCEDYRSSVSTGLGHPYWLKGKYMLVRYEDLAKNPLHKTKEIYDYLGLPMDKNVEDWIHANTRGSNEPSAKHKFGTVRDSAANAESWRLKLSFDMVEYTQTVCQKVLHQLGYKTVRSVEELKNMSISLVQDKTFVPFL from the coding sequence ATGCAATGTTCCTGGAAGGCAGTGATCCTGCTGGCCTTGGCCTCTATCGCCATCCAGTACACGGCCATCCGTACACTCACTTCCAAGCCTTTCCAGTTGTGCACGTTGCCCAGCCCACAGAACTGCGGTCTAGGAGATCAGGAGATCGAACCTCCCTTTGAACGAGGCGCAGGAGGCTGTGAAGATTACCCTTTCTTTTACATCAATGCATCGCGCAAAACCCACATCCTGGTTTTGGCCACCACCCGTAGTGGCTCCTCTTTTGTCGGCCAACTTCTCAACCAGCACCAAGAGgttttttacttgtttgaacCTCTTTATCATGTCCAGACCACACTCATTCCCCGTCTGTCCCACAGCCACAACACAGCAGACCGCCGCGTGATGCTGGGGGCTAGCCGAGACCTCTTGAGAAGCCTATATGGTTGTGATCTATATTTCCTCGAGAGCTACATCAAACCGACTCCGACGAACCACACAACCGACAAGCTTTTCCGCCGCGGCGCGAGCCGAGCGTTGTGCCAACAACCTGTATGCGATGCCTTCGGCCCATCTGATGTTAACGTGGAAGAGGGGGACTGCGTTAAGAAATGTGCACTTCTCAACATGACCTTGGCGACCGAAGCCTGTCGGGAGAAACGACATGTGGCTATCAAGGTTGTCCGTGTGCCAGAGATTGGGGATTTGCGCGCCCTCTTGGAGGACCCCAGACTGAATATCAAAGTGATCCAACTTGTCAGAGACCCTCGTGGTATTCTATCATCCCGGATTGAGACGTTCAGGGATACATACCGGCTGTGGCGCATATGGAGGGCCACGGGGCGGAAGCCCTATAATCTTGACTTGAGTCAGCTCACTGTCGTCTGTGAAGACTACCGAAGTTCTGTCTCAACCGGTCTCGGCCATCCATATTGGTTGAAGGGGAAATACATGTTGGTCCGCTATGAAGATTTGGCCAAAAATCCACTTCACAAGACAAAAGAGATCTATGACTATCTGGGGCTGCCCATGGATAAAAATGTGGAAGACTGGATACATGCAAACACTCGCGGCAGCAATGAGCCATCAGCGAAACACAAATTTGGTACAGTACGAGACTCCGCTGCTAATGCTGAGAGTTGGCGCTTGAAACTCTCTTTTGACATGGTAGAATACACTCAGACAGTGTGTCAAAAAGTTCTCCACCAACTCGGATACAAGACGGTGAGATCGGTGGAGGAACTGAAAAATATGTCCATCTCACTGGTGCAAGACAAAACTTTTGTCCCCTTTTTGTAA